One segment of Actinomycetota bacterium DNA contains the following:
- a CDS encoding response regulator yields MEDKDTGHGKRIVCIEDDPDVSTMIRTVLSMEGYEVVEAAKGTMGLDLLYRTFPHAVLLDLRMPILGGMGILEILKDKSGLREVPVICVTAATDEFSMYEALYRGADAYLFKPIKIDLLKLVLRFLLEERDRPSRARELAGYGRAREFLDLVGRDVDHLPKLEALLVISSRGRIARHRLDESMVYGGGDLACILEEMVESGILVGEGEEIAVSEAWRARARRIRDLAAEHRGLELLANLVHMGINLFETGAPGAETG; encoded by the coding sequence TTGGAAGACAAGGACACGGGCCACGGGAAAAGGATAGTGTGTATCGAGGACGACCCCGATGTCTCCACCATGATCCGTACCGTCCTTTCCATGGAGGGCTACGAGGTGGTGGAGGCGGCCAAGGGCACCATGGGCCTGGACCTTCTTTACCGGACCTTCCCCCACGCTGTCCTCCTGGACCTACGCATGCCCATCCTGGGCGGCATGGGCATCCTGGAAATCCTCAAGGATAAAAGCGGCCTCCGGGAAGTTCCGGTGATCTGCGTGACGGCGGCGACCGACGAATTCTCCATGTACGAAGCCCTCTACCGCGGCGCCGATGCCTACCTTTTCAAGCCCATCAAGATCGATCTGCTCAAGCTGGTGCTGCGATTTCTCCTCGAGGAACGCGACCGCCCGTCCCGGGCGAGGGAGCTAGCCGGCTACGGGCGGGCGCGCGAGTTCCTGGACCTCGTGGGCCGGGACGTGGATCACCTCCCCAAGCTGGAGGCCCTCCTGGTCATATCCTCCCGGGGACGCATTGCCCGACACCGATTGGACGAGAGCATGGTCTACGGGGGTGGGGACTTGGCGTGCATCCTGGAGGAGATGGTAGAGTCGGGAATCCTCGTCGGCGAGGGAGAGGAAATCGCCGTCTCGGAGGCCTGGAGGGCCAGGGCGAGGAGGATAAGGGACCTGGCCGCGGAGCACCGTGGGCTGGAGCTCTTGGCCAACCTGGTGCACATGGGGATCAACCTCTTCGAGACCGGCGCCCCAGGGGCGGAAACGGGCTGA
- the csrA gene encoding carbon storage regulator CsrA, producing MLVLTRKIMESVVIGDDIEVFILEIKGDRVRLGIKAPREVSVHRREIYEEITRANVEAASATPEATREMDRLLGERHLPGGG from the coding sequence ATGCTGGTTCTCACGCGCAAGATAATGGAGAGCGTGGTCATCGGGGACGACATAGAGGTCTTCATCCTGGAGATCAAGGGCGACCGGGTGCGCCTGGGTATTAAGGCCCCCCGGGAGGTTTCCGTGCACCGCAGGGAGATATACGAGGAGATAACGCGCGCCAACGTAGAGGCCGCCTCGGCCACTCCCGAGGCCACCCGCGAGATGGATCGCCTGCTGGGCGAAAGGCACTTGCCGGGAGGGGGTTGA
- a CDS encoding glycosyltransferase encodes MGMRVLFYCANLSGSGHYRCVYPARALRRRGHRADWRVGVSLNPETYDPVDTSYDVYVIQMAQHKGVLTLLRRLAALGKVGLVEVDDHVRATPFYNPAFRAFRGRDGKARALEECARAADGVTVSTPELAELFTPLNPNTFPLPNCIDLGDPAWNPRPEKEAGRVVVGWAGSPTHLEDFRPLVPVLEALCRRYPQVKVAVGGPKEVFALLDQVPEEQKEYLPPVPFEEYPGMLARFDVGLVPLADNSFNRCKSDLKGLEYSALGIPFVASPLPAYRRLVEEGENGFLCSHRREWFGRLSVLVEKEDLRRRMGRRAREIVERRMSDHYAPLWEGILETLILRRRLLSAVEAISSPN; translated from the coding sequence ATGGGCATGAGGGTGCTTTTCTACTGCGCCAACCTGTCGGGGAGCGGGCATTACCGGTGCGTTTACCCGGCGCGTGCCCTGCGCCGCCGGGGCCACCGAGCCGACTGGCGGGTAGGGGTGAGCCTCAACCCGGAGACCTACGATCCCGTGGACACCTCCTACGACGTCTACGTTATCCAGATGGCCCAGCACAAGGGCGTGCTCACCCTCCTGCGGAGGCTGGCCGCGCTGGGGAAGGTGGGCCTGGTGGAGGTGGACGACCACGTGCGGGCCACCCCCTTCTACAACCCGGCCTTTCGGGCCTTTCGAGGCCGGGACGGCAAGGCTCGCGCCTTGGAGGAGTGCGCCCGGGCGGCGGACGGGGTGACCGTGTCCACCCCGGAGCTCGCGGAGCTGTTCACCCCCCTGAACCCCAACACCTTTCCCCTCCCCAACTGCATCGACCTGGGGGACCCGGCGTGGAACCCGCGGCCGGAGAAGGAGGCGGGAAGGGTGGTGGTGGGCTGGGCCGGTTCCCCCACCCACCTGGAGGATTTCCGCCCCCTGGTCCCGGTCCTCGAGGCCCTGTGCCGCCGCTACCCGCAGGTCAAGGTGGCCGTGGGGGGACCCAAGGAGGTCTTCGCCCTCCTTGACCAGGTACCGGAAGAACAGAAGGAATACCTCCCCCCGGTGCCCTTCGAGGAGTACCCTGGGATGCTGGCCCGCTTCGACGTGGGGCTGGTGCCCCTGGCGGACAACTCCTTCAATCGCTGCAAGAGCGATCTCAAGGGCCTGGAGTACTCCGCCCTGGGCATCCCCTTCGTGGCCAGTCCCCTGCCCGCCTACCGGCGCCTGGTGGAGGAAGGCGAGAACGGCTTCCTCTGCTCCCACCGCAGGGAGTGGTTCGGTCGCCTGAGCGTGCTGGTGGAGAAGGAGGACCTGCGCCGCAGGATGGGGCGGCGGGCCAGGGAGATAGTGGAGAGGCGCATGTCCGACCATTACGCTCCCCTCTGGGAGGGGATACTGGAGACGCTCATCCTGAGACGCCGCCTGCTCTCCGCCGTGGAAGCGATTTCCTCCCCCAACTGA
- a CDS encoding ATP-binding protein, with translation MAEFGRLYSLPSGRDLGRGARELLEKLAGLVPFDVGLAFLKEGETGHLVYLAGYPGEDEGFPVEDVPVPMQGGISPPRTLSAGEDEGLSSFLLHFVNRLGLRHFDFFDIPAGGRRTLYIVLGDRGEYRGSLRSPTTVGDAVRESLGRLIRGAAEEETRSGRHSRALMEVSRILAEETDPERLMERVLGIVERLVGARMAYLALLDPSDRSRLRGVAVKLGEELIELDTGMRNALYRKAREKGLDNLIAAMEECLTPGLVREGAVILEVPVRLEGELLGMIKCALREPHVDETDLEFLQALAAQLAAGIKISDHYRKLREREKGLSALNALLSDLSECLFREEMADYLARTLPSMVGGTEALLLLWSREGDARPSVLARWGEGKERGTNPAALPFLERVLGEARLRTSNGEKWALFRRLDLVGICGGPEALEEAGVEEAFLFPASSSMDGEWWCVVLSSREEGLDGDFLFSIADSLVGAVQSSFLRAAFYEEALREEGKLTAVFDAMQDAVLVFDGEGKLIAANRVADRLFDFRKRGVIGRGLEEEDLHPSLYRFVRESSGEGGNVVSEEMMVPMEPPRYVRAYKSKVRLPAGEAAGEVVVVRDVTEEKEVEFLKDDFLACVSHELRTPLSIVLGYLEVLCENWERLDELTRRDSLWHTRRAAEKLKGVIVDILDTAKASRRELVLRKAPVELDLVAEEVTRQARVADGDHAYRFVRMPGSCACLADETKMRRVLWNLLDNARKFSPPGTEVTVTVGRRSDGVFLSVEDRGIGISQWHLPLIFRRFAQVDRGDARRSQGLGIGLFLVAEIVELHRGKVEVRSEPGRGSTFTVLLPPAEAVSAEGEANAGSDMEEITSKVMGLVEAQEQRDTGRA, from the coding sequence GGACGAGGGTCTTTCCTCCTTTTTATTGCACTTCGTGAACCGGCTGGGGCTGCGCCATTTCGACTTCTTCGACATCCCCGCCGGGGGGCGCAGGACCCTCTATATCGTCCTGGGGGACAGGGGAGAGTACCGGGGGAGCCTGCGGTCCCCGACCACCGTGGGCGACGCGGTCAGGGAGAGCCTGGGCAGGCTTATCCGTGGAGCGGCGGAGGAGGAAACGCGGAGCGGCAGGCACTCGCGGGCCCTCATGGAGGTCTCCCGTATCCTGGCCGAGGAAACGGACCCCGAGCGCTTGATGGAGAGGGTCCTGGGCATCGTGGAGCGCCTGGTGGGCGCCAGGATGGCCTACCTGGCCCTCCTCGATCCCTCCGACCGCTCCCGGCTGCGGGGCGTAGCCGTGAAACTCGGCGAGGAGCTGATCGAGCTGGATACGGGGATGCGCAACGCCCTTTACCGCAAGGCCCGGGAAAAGGGGCTGGACAACCTGATCGCGGCCATGGAGGAGTGCCTGACCCCCGGCCTGGTGCGGGAGGGGGCGGTCATCCTCGAGGTGCCCGTGCGCCTGGAGGGCGAGCTCCTGGGAATGATCAAGTGCGCCCTCCGGGAGCCGCACGTGGACGAGACGGACCTCGAGTTCCTGCAGGCCTTGGCCGCCCAGCTGGCCGCGGGAATCAAGATCTCCGACCACTACCGGAAGCTGCGGGAGAGGGAAAAGGGTCTCTCCGCCCTCAACGCGCTCCTCTCCGATCTCTCCGAATGCCTCTTCCGGGAGGAGATGGCGGACTACCTGGCCCGGACCCTCCCCTCCATGGTGGGAGGAACGGAGGCCTTGCTCCTCCTCTGGAGCCGGGAAGGCGACGCGCGCCCCTCGGTGCTCGCCCGCTGGGGAGAGGGCAAGGAGCGGGGAACAAACCCCGCGGCGCTTCCCTTCCTGGAGAGGGTGCTCGGGGAGGCCCGCCTCCGGACCTCGAACGGCGAGAAGTGGGCGCTTTTCCGGAGGCTGGACCTGGTGGGCATCTGCGGCGGTCCGGAAGCACTGGAGGAGGCGGGAGTGGAGGAGGCCTTTCTTTTTCCCGCCTCCTCCTCGATGGACGGCGAATGGTGGTGCGTGGTCCTCTCCTCCCGGGAAGAGGGACTGGACGGCGATTTCCTGTTCTCGATTGCCGATTCACTGGTAGGTGCGGTGCAATCCTCCTTCTTGAGAGCGGCGTTCTACGAGGAGGCCCTCCGCGAGGAGGGCAAGTTGACCGCGGTCTTCGACGCCATGCAGGACGCGGTGTTGGTCTTCGACGGGGAGGGCAAGCTCATCGCCGCCAACCGGGTGGCCGACCGCCTCTTCGATTTCCGGAAAAGGGGCGTGATCGGCCGCGGGCTGGAGGAGGAAGACCTCCACCCCTCCCTTTACCGTTTTGTACGCGAGTCGAGCGGCGAGGGAGGAAACGTGGTCAGCGAGGAGATGATGGTTCCCATGGAACCTCCCCGTTACGTTCGGGCCTACAAGTCCAAGGTCCGGCTCCCGGCGGGGGAGGCGGCGGGGGAGGTGGTGGTGGTCAGGGACGTCACCGAGGAGAAGGAGGTGGAATTCCTCAAGGACGATTTCCTGGCCTGCGTCTCCCACGAGCTCCGGACCCCCCTGTCCATCGTCCTCGGGTACCTCGAGGTCCTGTGCGAGAACTGGGAGCGCCTGGACGAGCTCACCCGGCGGGATTCCCTGTGGCACACCCGCCGGGCGGCGGAGAAGCTCAAGGGTGTGATCGTGGACATCCTGGACACCGCCAAGGCGAGCAGGCGGGAACTGGTCCTCCGAAAAGCCCCGGTGGAGCTGGACCTGGTCGCCGAAGAGGTGACCAGGCAGGCCCGGGTGGCGGACGGGGACCACGCCTACAGGTTCGTGCGCATGCCAGGGTCCTGCGCGTGCCTGGCGGACGAGACCAAGATGAGGCGGGTGCTCTGGAATCTTCTGGACAACGCCAGGAAATTCTCGCCCCCGGGAACGGAGGTCACGGTGACCGTGGGCCGGAGGTCCGACGGCGTCTTCCTCTCCGTCGAGGACCGGGGGATAGGGATATCCCAGTGGCACCTCCCCCTCATCTTCCGCCGGTTCGCCCAGGTGGACCGCGGCGACGCCAGGAGATCGCAGGGGCTGGGCATAGGGCTTTTCCTGGTGGCGGAGATAGTGGAACTCCACAGGGGGAAGGTGGAGGTGAGGAGCGAGCCGGGTCGCGGCTCCACGTTTACCGTGCTGCTCCCCCCCGCCGAGGCCGTGAGCGCGGAGGGGGAGGCGAACGCGGGTTCCGACATGGAAGAAATTACAAGCAAGGTCATGGGCCTGGTCGAGGCCCAAGAGCAGCGAGATACGGGGAGGGCTTGA
- a CDS encoding glycosyltransferase, whose translation MRKYFIPHEKFREALLKGRPAGLRDLEEALRRGTLVELRCPLCGELHLSELRFLSPLSPCPRCASRPSPAEDTGDDPGAGPREGDTRVTVLVPVLRGHPLLHLCLGAILRSLGKEGELMVSLAKPGSVPGRYLENIPCRKLENPGGTGLPAAVNQALLEARGDYLAVVREDVLVRPDWLRHLLSALESDPGALAASALILDMDGNICHAGYRPSRTPDGKPLLLPLRKGERPSSVEGTDEVPALALYCALLRRRPALETGFLDEEGYLPPGTYGDVDWTLRARLYGFRFLVVHASQALRLGSMSAAESPVHDESSLRNLDFLLQRWSHAEGAFPLSIAEEASPPSSQVSRSGVHAQSSR comes from the coding sequence GTGAGGAAATACTTCATTCCCCACGAGAAATTCAGGGAGGCGTTGCTCAAAGGGCGCCCCGCCGGGCTCAGGGACCTGGAGGAGGCCCTGCGCCGTGGCACCCTGGTGGAGCTGCGCTGTCCCCTCTGCGGAGAGCTGCACCTCTCCGAGCTGCGCTTCCTCTCCCCCCTCAGTCCCTGTCCCCGCTGCGCAAGTCGTCCTTCCCCCGCCGAGGACACGGGCGACGATCCCGGCGCCGGGCCACGGGAAGGGGACACCCGGGTGACCGTGCTGGTCCCCGTCCTCCGGGGACATCCCCTCCTTCACCTGTGCCTGGGAGCAATTCTCCGGAGCCTGGGGAAGGAGGGGGAGCTGATGGTTTCCCTGGCCAAACCCGGTTCGGTTCCCGGTCGATACCTGGAAAACATTCCTTGTCGTAAACTGGAGAACCCGGGGGGCACGGGCCTCCCGGCAGCCGTGAACCAGGCTCTTCTGGAGGCGCGGGGCGATTACCTGGCCGTGGTGCGGGAGGACGTCCTGGTGCGCCCGGACTGGCTGCGCCACCTTCTATCGGCCCTGGAAAGCGATCCCGGGGCGTTGGCGGCCTCCGCGCTGATCCTGGACATGGATGGTAATATTTGCCATGCCGGCTACCGCCCGTCGCGCACCCCGGACGGCAAACCCCTGCTCCTACCACTGCGCAAGGGCGAAAGGCCCTCCTCCGTGGAAGGAACGGATGAAGTGCCAGCCCTGGCCCTTTACTGCGCCCTCCTGCGCCGTCGCCCGGCCTTGGAGACGGGCTTCTTGGACGAGGAGGGCTACCTCCCTCCCGGCACCTACGGGGACGTGGACTGGACCCTGAGGGCCCGCTTATACGGATTTCGCTTCCTGGTGGTTCACGCATCACAGGCCCTCCGCCTGGGATCGATGTCCGCGGCGGAGTCCCCCGTCCACGACGAATCCTCCCTCCGGAACCTGGACTTCCTGCTTCAACGCTGGTCGCACGCGGAAGGTGCGTTTCCGCTGTCCATCGCCGAAGAAGCTTCCCCGCCAAGCAGCCAGGTCTCGCGGTCCGGCGTCCACGCGCAAAGTTCCCGGTAA
- the flgK gene encoding flagellar hook-associated protein FlgK codes for MSSTFFGLQIAFSGLRTQRKVMETISHNIANASTAGYTRQRVELTASPPYPLETSLYFHVRHQQGTGVEAKKIVRVADAFIDYQLREQMGLLQEKQQMADVISQVEGIFGEPGEQGLGSALAAFFSGWEELTLNPESLAVRRSLIYQGEALAGAFNRLGAEIRALQGNLDFELVSSVASINHHASYLADINGKIRRMAGSGVNPNDLLDERDRLLSELQKLVFVHVVQQENGEVDVYMGNRALVRGDAVYRVAAEEEASGYHRLTWETDGRPLEVRGGSLYAVYEMRDEYLPGLREELNRLTETLAQRVNQLHSEGYDLAGNAVAGTPFQDFFLGSTLEEIRVNPALLEDPSGIAASLGTGPGDAENARRIASLRDERTMFGEYTFMDYYRGVVARVGTDARAMYADLENTKILTSQVEKWRESVSGVNLDEEMVRLQEALHAYQAAARAVTAMDDAIATLIQGMGIVGR; via the coding sequence ATGAGTTCCACGTTCTTCGGCCTGCAGATAGCCTTTTCCGGCCTGCGGACCCAGCGCAAGGTGATGGAGACCATCAGCCACAACATCGCCAACGCCTCCACCGCCGGCTACACCCGGCAGAGGGTGGAGCTCACCGCCTCCCCGCCCTATCCCTTGGAGACCTCCCTCTACTTCCACGTCCGCCATCAGCAGGGGACGGGGGTGGAGGCGAAAAAGATCGTGCGGGTGGCCGATGCCTTTATCGACTACCAGCTGCGCGAGCAGATGGGCCTCCTGCAGGAGAAGCAGCAGATGGCGGACGTCATCTCCCAGGTGGAAGGGATATTCGGCGAACCCGGCGAGCAGGGGCTGGGCAGCGCCCTGGCCGCCTTCTTCAGCGGCTGGGAGGAGCTCACTCTGAACCCGGAGAGCCTGGCCGTGCGACGGAGTCTCATCTACCAGGGGGAGGCGCTGGCGGGGGCCTTCAATCGGCTGGGAGCAGAGATACGGGCGCTGCAGGGCAACCTGGACTTCGAGCTTGTCAGTTCGGTTGCCTCCATCAACCATCACGCCTCCTACCTGGCGGACATCAATGGCAAGATTCGCCGGATGGCGGGAAGCGGGGTGAATCCCAACGACCTGCTGGACGAGAGGGACCGTCTCCTCTCCGAGCTCCAGAAACTGGTTTTCGTGCACGTGGTGCAGCAGGAGAACGGGGAGGTCGACGTGTACATGGGCAACCGGGCGCTGGTGCGCGGGGATGCCGTCTACCGGGTGGCGGCGGAGGAGGAGGCCTCGGGTTATCACCGGCTGACCTGGGAGACCGACGGACGGCCCCTGGAGGTGCGGGGAGGCTCCCTCTACGCGGTGTACGAGATGCGGGACGAGTACCTTCCGGGCCTGAGGGAGGAGCTGAACCGGCTGACGGAGACCCTGGCCCAAAGGGTGAACCAGCTGCATTCCGAGGGATACGACCTTGCGGGCAACGCCGTGGCCGGCACCCCGTTCCAGGACTTTTTCCTGGGGAGCACCCTGGAGGAAATCAGGGTCAATCCCGCCTTGCTGGAGGACCCGTCGGGCATCGCCGCCTCCCTGGGGACGGGGCCCGGGGACGCGGAGAACGCCCGTCGCATCGCCTCCCTGCGGGACGAGAGGACCATGTTCGGTGAATATACCTTCATGGATTATTACCGGGGCGTGGTGGCCAGGGTGGGCACCGACGCCCGGGCCATGTACGCCGACCTGGAGAACACCAAGATCCTCACCTCGCAGGTGGAGAAATGGCGGGAATCGGTGAGCGGGGTGAACCTGGACGAGGAGATGGTGCGCCTGCAGGAGGCCCTCCACGCCTACCAGGCGGCGGCGCGCGCGGTGACGGCCATGGACGACGCCATCGCCACCCTCATCCAGGGAATGGGCATCGTGGGGAGGTAA
- a CDS encoding flagellar hook-basal body protein, translating into MLRGLYSSFAGMRAWLFRQDVVASNLANVSSHGYKQDLAVFRSFPSRSMVALEGEEGSVGSRAQPLGAYTGGVLLGEVRTDFSQGALEETGVPTDLALDGEGFFAVRRGGEILYTRNGSFHLDARRILVTSDSAEVLDEEGRPILVDGELVVEEDGTVNVNGAARTRLGLYAFDDLGSLRKVGGGYFSSTQAPRRAGVRVAQGYLEASNVNAVDQMVKMIEGLRAYESNQRLILAQDRTLEKLVNQTGKV; encoded by the coding sequence ATGTTGCGGGGTCTCTATTCCTCGTTCGCGGGCATGCGCGCTTGGCTTTTCAGGCAGGACGTGGTGGCTTCCAATCTGGCAAATGTTTCCAGTCACGGGTACAAGCAGGACCTGGCCGTGTTCCGCTCCTTCCCCTCCCGGTCCATGGTGGCCCTGGAGGGGGAGGAGGGAAGCGTCGGCTCCAGGGCCCAGCCACTGGGGGCGTACACGGGCGGGGTCCTCCTCGGCGAGGTGAGGACCGATTTCTCCCAGGGAGCGCTCGAGGAGACCGGCGTGCCCACGGACCTGGCGCTGGACGGGGAGGGATTTTTCGCCGTGCGGCGGGGAGGGGAGATCCTCTATACCCGCAACGGCTCCTTCCACCTGGACGCCCGGCGTATCCTGGTCACCTCCGACAGCGCCGAGGTGCTTGACGAGGAAGGCCGTCCCATCCTGGTGGACGGGGAGCTCGTGGTGGAAGAGGACGGGACGGTCAACGTGAACGGCGCGGCGCGGACCCGCTTGGGACTCTACGCCTTCGACGACCTGGGGAGCTTGCGCAAGGTGGGCGGGGGATATTTTTCCTCCACCCAGGCCCCGCGCCGGGCTGGCGTCCGGGTAGCCCAGGGGTACCTGGAGGCCTCCAACGTCAACGCCGTGGACCAGATGGTCAAGATGATCGAGGGCCTGCGGGCGTACGAGAGCAACCAGAGGCTGATCCTGGCCCAGGACCGTACCCTGGAAAAGCTGGTCAACCAGACGGGGAAGGTTTAA
- the fliW gene encoding flagellar assembly protein FliW, with product MRESEETRERGELESFHSEKLGWIRYRPDQVLEFPEGLLGFSDLHRYVLIDHRKGVFMWLQSLEDPAVAFLVVDPWAFFPDYSPEVPDEDVEALELREPYNFSLFCLVTVPADPRRMTVNLRGPVVVNLNNRRARQVVVSNPEYPIRQPVFPEGEEAEGERREPRD from the coding sequence GTGCGGGAAAGCGAGGAAACCCGGGAGAGAGGGGAGCTGGAGAGCTTCCACAGCGAGAAGCTGGGCTGGATCCGGTACCGGCCCGACCAGGTGCTGGAGTTCCCGGAGGGACTTCTCGGCTTTTCCGACCTACATCGCTACGTGCTCATCGACCACCGCAAGGGCGTCTTCATGTGGCTGCAGTCCCTCGAGGACCCCGCGGTGGCTTTCCTGGTGGTGGACCCGTGGGCCTTCTTCCCGGATTATTCGCCCGAGGTCCCGGACGAGGACGTGGAGGCGCTGGAGCTCCGGGAGCCCTACAACTTCTCCCTCTTCTGCCTGGTCACCGTTCCGGCCGATCCGCGGCGGATGACCGTGAACCTGAGGGGCCCGGTGGTGGTCAACCTGAACAACCGCCGGGCCAGGCAGGTGGTGGTCTCCAACCCGGAGTATCCCATAAGGCAACCGGTCTTCCCAGAGGGGGAGGAGGCGGAGGGGGAGCGGCGAGAACCGCGGGATTGA
- a CDS encoding flagellar hook basal-body protein, which produces MLPALRNAASGLLAHQLMMDVTANNLANVNTPGFKRSLPRFSDLVAPPGGTSPEPVDRIGLGTRPGEVSRDFRQGIVERTDNPHHLCVEGEGFFLVHLEDGSLGFMRAGVLGLDAEGRLTLNGRYFLEPPLRLDPGVTELVVDERGAVRVPVPGGGEEEIGRIILARFPNPQGLEARGDGIFVATAASGEPVADLPGEGGLGLLRQGCLERSNVDVADEMVRMITALRAYQLNSRMLQACDEALDAANRIVRG; this is translated from the coding sequence ATGTTACCGGCCTTGAGAAACGCCGCTTCCGGCTTGTTGGCTCACCAGTTGATGATGGACGTCACCGCGAACAACCTGGCCAACGTGAACACGCCGGGCTTCAAGCGTTCCCTTCCCCGCTTCTCGGACCTCGTGGCTCCCCCCGGCGGGACCAGCCCCGAGCCGGTGGACCGGATAGGCCTGGGGACCAGGCCGGGGGAAGTGAGCAGGGACTTCCGGCAGGGGATCGTGGAACGCACGGACAACCCCCACCATCTGTGCGTGGAGGGAGAGGGCTTTTTTTTGGTCCACTTGGAGGACGGGAGCCTGGGCTTCATGCGGGCGGGCGTCCTGGGCTTGGACGCGGAGGGACGGCTCACCCTGAACGGACGGTACTTCCTGGAGCCCCCCCTGCGCCTGGACCCGGGGGTCACGGAGCTGGTGGTGGACGAGAGGGGCGCGGTGAGGGTCCCCGTCCCCGGGGGAGGGGAGGAGGAAATCGGTCGCATCATCCTGGCGCGCTTTCCCAATCCCCAGGGACTGGAGGCCAGGGGAGACGGCATCTTCGTGGCCACCGCCGCCTCGGGGGAACCGGTGGCCGACCTGCCCGGCGAAGGGGGGCTGGGGCTCCTGCGCCAGGGCTGCCTGGAGAGGTCCAACGTGGACGTGGCGGACGAGATGGTGCGCATGATTACCGCCCTGCGGGCCTACCAGCTCAACTCCAGGATGCTGCAGGCCTGCGACGAAGCCCTGGACGCGGCGAACAGGATAGTGAGAGGTTGA
- the flgL gene encoding flagellar hook-associated protein FlgL, with protein sequence MRVTNRMANQMVLADLQRSLENLMRAQEKLSTGKRVNRPSDDPTAAHRAISSRAQLAVLDQFTRNIGEVKAWVATTEYALRAVSDSLIEVRTLAVQAANGTLSDSDRENIAQRVEEFNEHIFMLTQERYFGRYVFSGTRTGEVPFVRSGDDVAYQGNAAHMKVNIGEGTPLVFNLTGEEVFLDLGSGGHSLFKLLSDLAAAIRSGDIRQVGGGLLADLDAALDRVTEKLGTVGAVYNRLEKMEEVISGLVVKHKELLSLAEDADLAEAAMDFQFKQTAYQASLAACAKAIMPTLMDYLK encoded by the coding sequence ATGAGGGTGACCAACCGGATGGCCAACCAGATGGTGCTGGCCGACCTGCAGAGGAGCCTGGAGAACCTCATGCGGGCCCAGGAAAAACTTTCCACAGGAAAGCGGGTCAACCGGCCCTCCGACGACCCCACGGCCGCCCACCGGGCGATCAGCTCCAGGGCCCAGCTGGCGGTCCTGGACCAGTTCACCCGCAACATCGGCGAGGTGAAGGCCTGGGTGGCGACGACGGAATACGCCTTGCGCGCGGTCTCCGATTCCCTCATCGAGGTGCGCACCCTGGCCGTGCAGGCGGCCAACGGGACCCTCTCCGACTCCGACCGGGAGAACATCGCCCAGCGCGTGGAGGAGTTCAACGAGCACATCTTCATGCTCACCCAGGAGCGCTATTTCGGGCGTTACGTCTTTTCCGGGACCCGGACCGGGGAGGTTCCCTTCGTGCGGTCCGGGGACGACGTCGCCTACCAGGGAAACGCGGCTCACATGAAGGTGAACATAGGGGAAGGAACTCCCCTGGTTTTCAACCTCACCGGGGAGGAGGTCTTCCTGGACCTGGGGAGCGGGGGGCACAGCCTGTTCAAGCTCCTCTCGGACCTCGCGGCCGCCATCCGCTCGGGAGATATCCGGCAAGTGGGAGGGGGACTCTTGGCCGACCTGGACGCCGCCCTGGACCGGGTGACGGAGAAGCTGGGCACGGTGGGTGCCGTCTATAACCGCCTGGAGAAGATGGAGGAGGTCATCTCCGGGCTGGTGGTGAAGCACAAGGAGTTACTCTCCCTGGCCGAGGACGCTGACCTGGCCGAGGCGGCCATGGATTTCCAGTTCAAGCAGACCGCCTACCAGGCCTCCCTGGCCGCCTGCGCCAAGGCCATCATGCCCACCCTCATGGATTACCTGAAATAG